The nucleotide sequence AGTGAGCGTGACCTTGAACGTGTCGTCCGGGCGGACCTCGAAGCGATACTTCGCGTAGGCGTTCAACTTGTCGAAGGTCGCGGTGGCCACTTTCGTGCGGCCTTCGGAGGAGGTGGTCACCTCCGGATCGTCTTTGTCCTGGTTCAGGTAGGCGCCCGTCCACCCGGGCTTAACGATGTAGAACGTGGACTCACGGATGAACGGGACGCCGCGCACGGTGAGCTCCATCCCGGAGGACTTGCTCAACGAGAAGCGCAGATGCCCCGCGGAAAGGTCCGCCAGGGGTGCGGGGCCGGCGGCGAACGCGGGAATAACCGAGAGGGCGCCGCTGCACAGCAGGGCGGCCAGGGCGAATCTCAACATGGGCTTGCCTTTCACATTGTTATATAACAACAGTCCATATTGAGGCAACGGGGCTGTGAAAGTCAATCCCGACCGCTATCGTGCCCCGACGTCAAGCGTGCGAGGCGGTCCGGCGGCAACTTTTTTCGGTTTTTTTTGCATGAACGGTCCATTTTGCGATCATCCATGACATAATAAGTTTTGAAGGGCCCAGCGCCGCCGATGAGCGGGTTGTTCCTGGCCCCGTCCCCGTCGAGTTGGCAACACGGTCACAATTCGACGGTCGATTTGCGAAGCGCCTCGCGGTATGCGGGGCGCTTCCTCTTTTTGGCGGGTCACCCGGCCTTCGGCCACCCTTTCCCGCCGCTATGCGAAACCCCGCGCGGGTCGCGAGCGTCCATCTTCATGGCGGCTCCCGGTCTCCTATTGCCGCCTGAAACCGTATACACCAAATCCGGAGCGTTTCACCGGGTGGTATAATGCACGTGAGGTAAGAATGTTCACGAAAGCCAGTCGCTTTGTCCCGATCTTCGGCGCCCTTCTCATGGTGATGTCCATCGCCGTCCCCGCGCGCGCGGAATTCTCGAAGGATGAGATCAAGATGGGCGAGGAAGCGGCCAAGGAGGTCGAGAAGGAGTCCAAACTCTGCAAGGACGAGGCTCTCACCAAACGCGTCAGCGATATCGGCCAGTCCCTCGTCAAATCCCTCAACAGCCCCAAGGATGTCTACGTCTTCAAGGTACTGGATGAGAAAGACGTGAATGCCTTCGCGCTTCCCGGCGGCTTCGTCTATGTCTACAAGGGCCTGATCGACTCAGCGGAGTCCGATGACGAACTCGCCGGCGTGATGGCCCACGAAATCACCCACGCCGACCATCATCACGCGAAGAAGATCATGAAGAAGTCCCAGCCATGGGACCTCGCGACGATGGCCGTTCTGCTTGCGGGGATCTTCTCGGGGAAGGATATCACCGCCCCCGCGCAGGTGATCGGCGTTCTCCAGACCAGCAAAATCAACGGCTATACGATCGACCTCGAGAAGGATGCGGACGCCGGCGGCATGAACTTGATGCTAAAGTCCAAGTACAACGCCGTGGGAATGCTGACCTTCATGGAACGCCTCGCGCGGACGGAACAGCATTCCGGCTCATCCGCCGTGGACCTCGGAATCTTCCGCACCCACCCGTGGAGCGCGGACAGGGCCATCGCGCTGCGAAACGCGCTCGAAAAGGCCGGAGTGGATATCAACCGGCGGGCGGTCATGAAGTCA is from Armatimonadota bacterium and encodes:
- a CDS encoding M48 family metalloprotease, producing MFTKASRFVPIFGALLMVMSIAVPARAEFSKDEIKMGEEAAKEVEKESKLCKDEALTKRVSDIGQSLVKSLNSPKDVYVFKVLDEKDVNAFALPGGFVYVYKGLIDSAESDDELAGVMAHEITHADHHHAKKIMKKSQPWDLATMAVLLAGIFSGKDITAPAQVIGVLQTSKINGYTIDLEKDADAGGMNLMLKSKYNAVGMLTFMERLARTEQHSGSSAVDLGIFRTHPWSADRAIALRNALEKAGVDINRRAVMKSLRVTVEPVKDVDAAALVMDNKTVITLAPDGKTAALDRGKAAAQQLNDLLNKDLSAREVYVAKNGTDIVARNRVVISVNDADARLAKSTPAAVAAEARKKVFNVLLSEYLRLNT